From Rhodobium gokarnense, the proteins below share one genomic window:
- a CDS encoding FadR/GntR family transcriptional regulator encodes MSDTTDSPAPVVPPQGARRRKRPDIVAEAIRDRIMQSGLVPGDRIPADWLDTEALKVSRGTLREALKVLEFEGLIATKTGPGGGAFVAAIVPENALRMLDNLFLFSPPSIADIYAIRKLLEPELAASAADGSLSPEAFAALEATIRLYEAEPSSGEEEYRQRMAELDFHAELARSSPNRLLGFIAVFLLSLLRDMTVCREIYREPHPELRETGLSYQVLLMRAIRARDAERARTIMREHMIEAEKYMLERAVMRERPASKS; translated from the coding sequence ATGAGCGATACGACCGACAGCCCGGCCCCGGTGGTGCCGCCGCAGGGCGCCAGGAGGCGCAAACGGCCGGACATCGTCGCCGAGGCGATCCGCGACCGGATCATGCAGTCCGGCCTTGTCCCCGGCGACCGCATTCCGGCCGACTGGCTCGATACCGAGGCGCTGAAGGTCTCCCGCGGCACCTTGCGCGAGGCGTTGAAGGTGCTGGAATTCGAGGGCCTGATCGCGACCAAGACCGGCCCCGGCGGCGGCGCCTTCGTGGCGGCCATCGTGCCGGAAAACGCGCTCCGGATGCTCGACAATCTGTTCCTGTTCTCCCCGCCCTCGATCGCCGATATCTATGCGATCCGAAAGCTGCTGGAGCCGGAGCTTGCCGCCTCCGCGGCCGACGGCTCCCTGTCGCCGGAGGCTTTTGCGGCCCTTGAGGCGACGATCCGGCTCTACGAGGCCGAGCCGTCATCCGGTGAAGAGGAATACCGCCAGCGCATGGCCGAGCTCGACTTCCACGCCGAACTTGCCCGCAGCAGCCCCAACCGGCTGCTCGGCTTCATCGCCGTCTTCCTGCTCAGCCTGTTGCGCGACATGACCGTCTGCCGCGAGATCTACCGCGAGCCCCACCCGGAGCTGCGCGAGACCGGCCTCAGCTACCAGGTCCTCCTGATGCGCGCGATCAGGGCACGCGACGCCGAGCGCGCCCGGACGATCATGCGCGAGCACATGATCGAGGCCGAAAAATACATGCTGGAGCGCGCCGTCATGCGCGAGCGTCCGGCCTCAAAGTCTTAA
- a CDS encoding SIR2 family protein: protein MASGDSDENNEAFFAAVREQLRYWPYTIHQIDDTLDIGLIEGRGKQLLFRAINARNLTAFAGSGLSVAYGRLGWREWQDEQLRVARRNARAFLDVVEKAQERNLILTNLVRPAIDWGTAEPWANDRERRALWDDIHDDKFKDFGQKRRHNAWSWLRSRGRALAHARHQVSRLNGTFSLVGEEEGTFPGGEDLPVKFEIAQQLHNELRRHLELFLPRRDEPCDENPANVEKWLKNAWSGALQDEKKSAPIETLDELKKIVNSRSGILDREPYENCFREFAKAMLRPEARLAFETLAKVLLVDECPHAMLLLRKGLLCGRDLDEVDDGSQESKQIREVVNDLERRLDVFGTENLKRDLDGIRERPERYRVLTPFRFDRFDAIRAKAVEKMDSPETWRDLDAVLSKCLPRYDPQRDETYLTPSSRFLVPVYLALCPRPDKAIDAEDTNSKYFLRPEAGDFKNRRSILHQRLDPLATTFQSLGIRRYVTTNYDFEIERFFQDHGYRNFPPREATPDGGASGWDGTNPDMFRRDGIGGELRDQTFTRSRAAGLTRFALENGRQDAGVYHLHGRATQKDSLVITERDYMNLYLAQDEHRDTVDEGISMVFSGAPLLFLGLGMGETDLLRPLRQFISNRDRTVGYTSIAFLPADGSIGARTKFASALYLRYGVHTIFYGSGRIGLPSRPEGEGEGATSDAPERGLDWLNRMLALTRALKKMAEKWLEHVRDGDRSKNTLTSAEDVAKHLCDALGPLGSDLASTPNEANDKIALHFLLGVDGTTSCKDLAQGLLVSGPDRRGKRGDVRLRTCRFSPTRPKADRAKSRHTDEDSLVDGEPYVGRYTSILNELLRMALKTPATFSDRADGDLIRDLSARIIALQGLSSAFITGSLNAGLEGLAREQRAWWKRWQDPPKHRIALFQAMPGFRREGPKRFVRHRVDSVITDLARAEKTFCSGPLLAEKPGEPAQLQACNRTGVRAFDTFIAAIACKFDPDSDFEDRPGPEQRILFTVAAHRGLGKGTFMSAFTTHLGLSCYAKAIWDPKDNKKRRPLAVCYSTAIFVNISFSPEIGSVYDMLNEALTGEVAKLEVLVDRGSPVRRAKHLKKAVEGVSRLAGLERMIMAFRDVSEAYWEKTGQRVRLLINISAAELLFDSNGQTKNGEIEAFLRLLMGTATRDVPMDVVFVGSESGLGFHWSAKKADGEKIAVRRRLDRDNLPMRAIEQVERRLSLGRIKVDEDTITPASAGGGGDGKIVDDKAPIQLHHIHFARPVSPISFLIDNFPVLAAALYLVNPPEAKGGSDIIDAAARMFRKEVEEGRKSYQAYSESLWSSKTVPGKGELVSERTFVWDRISGASGPPGTAWWLREHAERWRSGLADEGLKDILLARLKDPKLPHEKEWRALRQRIGSSRYSMTILLAISEHLVIQAIDPFEGGREAERFIRGTLDKIRNVGQDRRDDMVVEAVLDGYRSLHRIGDPELDCNLHLMILRHLGVIGSPTGSAVLVRLPEFRDYFERLGVELEVSRRRFVVRALTALAHRGLVFRLDPHPSLVRRSQQQGNDHEQPWPAAKEYRYALHRIVQRFAVSKLAPGNADPVEINGFAPTLYASMPSAGPRLSSDSYRFLRSLMVGLSQYPDVPNANQSIEPWLFTTRDVTVRIQALRAALSLARSNFSVAVVSRLAERKWPEKGGQKRGHLETYRVRLRWLIRLAWEVYEKDDSEEKGHAKTKPFPLRALYRDEIVWLYNELGVVSLAQGALTDALGFLRQAAEFNEEIEGRSYNGPIFHHIDLNHAIVQFERGQLTSSRTRLNRVMSGTKRRDCVIYYVAKGYQCLLDHVTGRFENLDDQFEGVINALQQRQATRAAAIFLIHRGRLLAGRNPKKSIRLIRQASELAETGGHEDVRQQCNLARVKFGLVNPDKVSGLQQEQLDILQEVEDYSRSMSIWSLQCDAQMLRASVLLRQGETTTAGRLLSRSMAVARRHSMGLRLNRALTLYAETLLLRGDRKGAKMLAQSSLEMAKSTGDNIETTRAQSVLSRLAI from the coding sequence ATGGCGTCCGGAGACTCCGACGAAAACAACGAAGCGTTTTTTGCAGCAGTACGCGAGCAATTGCGCTACTGGCCCTACACGATACACCAGATCGACGACACGCTCGACATCGGTCTGATCGAGGGGCGGGGCAAACAGCTACTCTTTCGTGCGATCAACGCCCGCAATCTCACGGCCTTCGCCGGCTCGGGCCTATCGGTGGCCTATGGCCGGCTCGGCTGGCGCGAATGGCAGGACGAGCAGTTGCGCGTGGCGCGGCGGAACGCACGGGCCTTCCTCGACGTGGTGGAAAAGGCCCAGGAACGGAACCTTATCCTCACGAACCTCGTTCGGCCCGCGATCGACTGGGGGACCGCCGAGCCTTGGGCGAATGACCGGGAGCGGCGTGCTCTTTGGGACGACATTCATGACGACAAGTTCAAGGACTTTGGACAGAAACGGCGTCACAACGCCTGGAGCTGGCTGCGCAGTCGGGGCCGCGCCCTCGCCCATGCCCGCCACCAGGTGTCGCGTCTGAATGGGACATTCTCGCTGGTCGGAGAGGAAGAGGGAACTTTTCCAGGTGGTGAAGATCTCCCGGTGAAATTTGAGATCGCCCAGCAACTGCACAATGAATTGCGCCGGCACCTGGAACTGTTCCTTCCACGGAGGGACGAACCTTGCGATGAGAATCCTGCAAATGTCGAGAAATGGCTCAAGAACGCTTGGTCCGGCGCGCTTCAAGATGAGAAAAAGTCAGCTCCGATCGAAACGTTGGACGAACTCAAGAAAATCGTGAACAGCCGCTCGGGCATACTCGATCGGGAACCCTATGAAAACTGTTTTAGAGAGTTCGCGAAAGCAATGCTGCGACCGGAGGCCCGTCTCGCCTTTGAGACGCTGGCCAAGGTTCTGCTGGTCGACGAGTGTCCGCACGCCATGTTGCTGCTCCGCAAGGGGCTGCTGTGTGGTCGCGACCTCGACGAGGTCGACGACGGGTCGCAGGAAAGCAAGCAAATCCGCGAGGTTGTAAACGACCTGGAGAGACGGCTTGACGTGTTCGGGACGGAGAACCTGAAGCGCGATCTGGACGGTATTCGAGAGCGGCCGGAACGCTACCGGGTTCTCACGCCTTTTCGGTTCGATCGGTTTGATGCCATCCGTGCGAAAGCCGTTGAGAAGATGGATAGTCCCGAGACCTGGCGCGATCTCGATGCCGTTTTGTCGAAATGCCTGCCGCGCTACGATCCGCAGCGAGATGAGACTTACCTCACGCCGAGCTCCCGTTTTCTCGTGCCGGTCTATCTGGCGCTCTGTCCAAGGCCGGACAAGGCGATCGATGCGGAAGATACCAACTCCAAATATTTCCTGAGACCGGAAGCGGGTGACTTCAAGAACCGGCGTTCGATCCTCCATCAACGCCTCGATCCCCTTGCCACGACTTTCCAGAGCCTGGGAATTCGCCGTTACGTTACGACGAACTACGACTTCGAAATCGAACGTTTCTTTCAGGACCATGGCTACCGGAACTTTCCGCCGCGGGAAGCCACTCCCGATGGGGGCGCTTCCGGTTGGGATGGAACGAACCCGGACATGTTCAGGCGGGACGGCATCGGCGGCGAGCTGCGTGACCAGACCTTCACCCGCAGCCGGGCGGCGGGTCTCACCCGTTTTGCGCTCGAAAACGGCCGGCAGGATGCGGGCGTTTATCATTTGCACGGCCGGGCGACCCAAAAGGATTCCCTCGTCATCACCGAGCGCGACTACATGAATCTCTACCTTGCGCAGGACGAGCATCGCGACACGGTGGACGAAGGCATATCGATGGTGTTTTCGGGGGCGCCGCTGTTGTTCCTCGGGCTCGGCATGGGCGAAACGGATCTTCTTCGACCGCTGCGGCAGTTCATATCGAACCGCGACCGGACCGTCGGTTACACTTCCATCGCCTTTCTGCCAGCAGATGGCTCGATCGGGGCCCGCACGAAGTTCGCTTCGGCGCTTTATCTTCGCTACGGCGTTCACACCATTTTCTACGGAAGTGGGAGGATCGGTCTGCCGTCGCGACCGGAGGGCGAGGGCGAAGGAGCGACGTCGGACGCGCCTGAGCGCGGTCTAGACTGGCTTAACCGCATGCTGGCGCTCACAAGGGCGCTCAAGAAAATGGCCGAGAAGTGGCTGGAGCACGTCAGGGACGGCGATCGTTCGAAAAATACTTTGACCTCGGCCGAAGATGTGGCCAAGCACCTTTGCGATGCGCTGGGGCCTTTGGGATCGGATCTCGCTTCAACACCGAACGAAGCGAACGACAAAATTGCGCTGCATTTCCTGCTTGGTGTCGATGGGACGACGTCCTGTAAGGATCTCGCACAAGGTCTTCTCGTCAGCGGACCGGATCGTCGTGGCAAGCGTGGGGACGTGCGGCTGCGGACGTGCCGGTTTTCGCCGACCCGACCCAAGGCGGATCGTGCCAAGAGCCGGCACACTGACGAGGACAGCCTGGTTGACGGCGAACCATATGTCGGTCGCTACACCAGTATCCTGAACGAACTGCTCCGAATGGCGCTCAAGACGCCGGCAACGTTCAGCGACCGGGCCGACGGCGATTTGATACGGGACTTGTCGGCCCGCATCATCGCCCTTCAGGGCTTGAGCAGTGCATTCATCACCGGCAGTCTGAATGCCGGCCTGGAAGGCCTGGCGCGCGAACAACGCGCGTGGTGGAAGCGCTGGCAGGACCCTCCCAAGCATCGGATCGCCTTGTTTCAGGCCATGCCCGGTTTTCGCAGGGAGGGGCCCAAACGCTTTGTGCGCCATCGTGTGGACAGCGTCATCACTGACCTTGCCCGGGCCGAGAAAACGTTCTGCAGCGGCCCTCTTCTGGCCGAGAAGCCGGGCGAACCGGCACAACTGCAGGCCTGCAATCGGACGGGCGTTCGGGCGTTCGATACCTTCATCGCCGCCATTGCCTGCAAGTTCGATCCGGATTCCGACTTCGAGGATCGGCCCGGTCCTGAGCAGCGCATCTTGTTCACCGTTGCCGCGCACCGGGGTCTCGGCAAAGGCACCTTCATGAGCGCCTTCACGACGCACCTCGGCCTTTCCTGCTACGCCAAGGCCATCTGGGATCCGAAAGACAACAAAAAACGGCGACCTCTCGCGGTCTGCTATTCGACCGCAATTTTCGTCAATATCAGCTTTTCGCCCGAAATCGGTTCGGTCTACGACATGCTGAACGAAGCGCTGACTGGCGAAGTGGCCAAGCTTGAGGTCTTGGTGGACCGCGGGTCGCCGGTGCGCCGGGCAAAGCATCTGAAGAAAGCGGTAGAAGGGGTCTCACGTCTCGCCGGGTTGGAGCGCATGATCATGGCGTTCCGTGATGTATCCGAGGCTTACTGGGAGAAAACGGGCCAGCGGGTCCGGCTGTTGATCAATATCAGCGCCGCGGAGCTTCTGTTCGATTCCAACGGGCAGACGAAGAATGGCGAGATCGAGGCGTTCTTGCGCCTCTTGATGGGAACGGCCACCCGTGATGTGCCCATGGACGTGGTGTTTGTCGGCTCCGAGAGCGGGTTAGGGTTTCACTGGTCCGCGAAAAAAGCGGACGGAGAGAAAATTGCTGTTCGTCGGCGGCTGGACCGCGACAACCTCCCAATGCGGGCCATTGAGCAGGTCGAGCGGCGCCTGTCTCTCGGGCGGATCAAGGTGGACGAGGATACGATCACCCCCGCATCAGCCGGTGGGGGCGGCGATGGGAAAATTGTCGACGACAAGGCTCCAATCCAGCTCCACCACATTCATTTTGCACGCCCGGTCAGCCCCATCTCTTTTCTGATCGACAACTTTCCTGTGCTCGCCGCCGCGCTCTATCTCGTCAATCCGCCCGAGGCGAAGGGTGGCAGCGACATCATCGACGCGGCCGCCAGGATGTTTCGCAAGGAGGTCGAAGAGGGCCGAAAATCCTACCAGGCTTATTCGGAATCGCTCTGGTCATCGAAGACGGTGCCGGGGAAAGGCGAGCTGGTGAGCGAGCGCACTTTCGTTTGGGATAGAATATCCGGCGCATCGGGACCGCCGGGGACCGCGTGGTGGCTCCGCGAGCACGCCGAACGGTGGAGGAGCGGCCTCGCGGACGAAGGCCTGAAGGATATCCTGCTGGCGCGTCTGAAAGATCCGAAACTGCCGCACGAGAAAGAGTGGCGCGCACTTCGCCAACGGATCGGCAGCAGCCGGTATTCGATGACGATCCTGCTGGCGATTTCCGAACACCTGGTCATTCAGGCGATCGATCCGTTCGAGGGCGGCCGGGAGGCGGAACGCTTTATCCGCGGCACCCTCGACAAGATCCGGAACGTCGGTCAGGACCGGCGCGACGATATGGTTGTCGAGGCCGTCCTGGACGGATACCGGAGCCTGCACCGCATCGGCGATCCTGAACTCGACTGCAATCTCCATTTGATGATCCTGCGTCACCTCGGCGTCATCGGCAGTCCGACCGGGTCGGCGGTGCTGGTCCGGCTGCCGGAGTTCCGCGACTATTTCGAGCGTCTCGGGGTCGAACTGGAGGTCAGCCGCCGGCGGTTCGTCGTACGCGCGCTGACGGCCCTTGCACACCGTGGGCTCGTCTTTCGGCTCGATCCGCATCCCTCCCTGGTCCGCAGGTCCCAGCAGCAGGGCAACGATCATGAACAGCCCTGGCCCGCGGCGAAGGAGTATCGCTACGCGTTGCACAGGATCGTGCAGCGTTTCGCGGTTTCGAAACTGGCCCCCGGCAACGCCGACCCCGTGGAGATCAATGGCTTCGCCCCGACGCTCTATGCGTCGATGCCCTCGGCCGGTCCGCGTCTGTCGTCCGACTCGTACCGCTTTCTGCGCTCGCTGATGGTGGGACTGAGCCAGTATCCCGACGTGCCCAATGCCAACCAGAGTATCGAGCCCTGGCTGTTTACGACGCGTGACGTCACGGTTCGCATTCAGGCGTTGCGTGCTGCGCTGTCTCTCGCCCGCTCCAATTTCTCGGTCGCGGTCGTCTCGCGACTGGCCGAGCGCAAGTGGCCGGAAAAAGGGGGGCAGAAGCGCGGACATCTCGAAACGTATCGGGTCCGTCTGCGCTGGCTCATCCGGCTGGCATGGGAAGTTTACGAAAAAGATGATTCAGAAGAGAAAGGTCACGCCAAGACAAAGCCGTTCCCGCTGCGGGCGCTCTACCGGGATGAAATCGTCTGGCTGTACAACGAGCTTGGCGTGGTCTCGTTGGCCCAGGGAGCCTTGACGGACGCCTTGGGTTTTTTGCGCCAGGCGGCAGAATTCAACGAGGAGATCGAGGGCAGGTCCTATAATGGGCCGATCTTCCATCACATCGATCTGAACCATGCCATCGTGCAGTTCGAGCGCGGCCAACTGACGTCGAGCCGGACGCGGCTCAATCGTGTCATGAGCGGCACGAAACGGCGCGATTGCGTGATCTACTACGTCGCCAAGGGATATCAGTGCCTGCTTGACCATGTCACGGGGCGGTTCGAGAACCTCGACGATCAGTTTGAAGGGGTGATCAACGCGCTTCAGCAAAGGCAGGCGACCCGGGCCGCTGCAATATTCCTCATCCATCGTGGACGATTGCTGGCCGGACGCAACCCGAAGAAGTCGATTCGGCTGATCCGGCAGGCCAGCGAGCTGGCGGAGACGGGAGGCCATGAAGACGTGCGCCAGCAATGCAACCTCGCGCGCGTCAAGTTCGGACTGGTCAATCCCGACAAGGTCTCCGGCCTGCAGCAGGAACAGTTGGATATTTTGCAGGAAGTCGAGGACTACAGCCGCTCCATGTCGATCTGGAGCCTGCAATGCGACGCCCAGATGCTGCGGGCGAGTGTGCTTCTGCGGCAGGGGGAGACGACGACCGCCGGCCGTTTGCTGTCAAGATCAATGGCCGTCGCGCGGAGGCATTCCATGGGTCTGCGGTTGAACCGTGCGTTGACCCTTTATGCCGAAACCCTCTTGCTTCGCGGAGATCGAAAGGGGGCGAAGATGCTCGCTCAATCATCGCTGGAGATGGCGAAATCGACGGGCGACAACATCGAGACCACGCGCGCGCAGAGTGTCCTGTCCAGGCTCGCAATTTGA
- a CDS encoding ABC transporter ATP-binding protein: protein MADATLLQIENAGRVFGGGRTLFGAKKPAVHAVQDVSFRVRKGETLGVVGESGCGKSTLARMIVGLDAPTGGRIVFDGRDLVAEAGRDLRRLSREVQYVFQDPVASLNPRKTIRTILEAPLIHLLGLDKAARERRLGELMDAVNLAPEFLDRYPHEFSGGQAQRIGIARALAADPRLIVLDEPVSALDVSVQAQVLNILDDLKDRFGLTYIFISHDLSVVESVSDRVAVMYFGRLVEIGPGRSVFRAPRHPYTHLLLQSAPAPGRRALISEDANTELPDPYNPPPGCAFHARCPRGTDVCTAKIPPLEAMPGDADHRAACFHPHEAR from the coding sequence ATGGCTGATGCCACGCTCCTTCAGATCGAGAACGCCGGGCGCGTCTTCGGCGGCGGCCGCACGCTGTTCGGGGCGAAAAAACCCGCCGTCCATGCCGTCCAGGACGTCAGCTTCCGCGTCAGGAAGGGAGAAACCCTCGGCGTCGTTGGCGAATCCGGCTGCGGCAAGTCCACGCTCGCCCGCATGATCGTCGGCCTCGATGCGCCGACCGGCGGACGCATCGTCTTCGACGGCCGCGATCTCGTCGCCGAGGCCGGCCGCGACCTGAGGCGCCTGTCGCGCGAGGTGCAATACGTCTTCCAGGACCCGGTCGCCTCGCTCAATCCGCGAAAGACGATCCGCACAATCCTCGAAGCCCCCCTCATCCACCTTCTCGGCCTCGACAAGGCGGCGCGGGAACGGCGCCTTGGCGAGCTGATGGACGCCGTCAATCTCGCCCCGGAATTCCTCGACCGCTATCCGCACGAGTTCTCCGGCGGCCAGGCCCAGCGCATCGGCATTGCCCGCGCGCTCGCCGCCGACCCCAGGCTCATCGTCCTCGACGAGCCGGTCTCTGCCCTCGACGTCTCGGTGCAGGCGCAGGTGCTCAACATCCTCGACGATCTGAAGGACCGCTTCGGCCTCACCTACATCTTCATCAGCCACGACCTGTCGGTGGTCGAAAGCGTCAGCGACCGGGTCGCGGTGATGTATTTCGGCCGGCTCGTGGAGATCGGGCCCGGCCGTTCGGTCTTCCGCGCGCCCCGCCATCCCTATACACATCTTCTGCTGCAATCCGCGCCGGCGCCTGGCCGCCGCGCGCTGATTTCCGAAGATGCCAATACCGAGCTTCCCGACCCCTACAATCCGCCGCCCGGCTGCGCCTTTCATGCCCGCTGTCCGCGCGGCACTGACGTCTGCACCGCTAAGATCCCGCCGCTTGAGGCAATGCCCGGCGATGCCGACCACCGGGCAGCCTGTTTCCATCCGCACGAGGCACGATAG
- a CDS encoding dipeptide/oligopeptide/nickel ABC transporter permease/ATP-binding protein yields the protein MTDASAPAKRPSARPDALRLLLNNTLATAGFVIFALIVLVALAAPLLPLPDPDVTAPVDRLLRPFIDGHLLGTDALGRDILSRLVWGTRVSLLVGISATLIAAFFGSLIGLVAGYAGGRIDTFLMRGIDMVMAFPYILLALAIVAVLGPGLLNALYAIAVVNIPFFARNIRGIALGLSRREFVDAARLSGKSNAQVLFLEVLPNVLPVIIITMSTTIGWMILETAGLSFLGLGAQPPQADLGSMLGDGRKILFTAPHVSIIPGLMIFALVMSINLLGDGVRDVLDPRLKSGALTRPVARTAVAGGNTPDDVAPVPDAILDVRDLRTEFRFGGEVFKAVGGVDLHVGRGECLGIVGESGSGKSISAMSIMGLVPTPPGRIAGGVALLDGENLFTATDERIRQLRGSAVSHVFQDPLSTLHPLFTVGAQLVEAIQAHQPLTKAQAREKAAELLKLVRIPNPAERLKSYPHELSGGMRQRVCIAMALANDTKIIIADEPTTALDVTVQAQVLALLDALRREKNAGILFITHDFGVVSAICDRVAVMYAGKFVETGTTGEVLKAPAHPYTAKLIDCVPVLGQPERRLDAIEGRPPVVNALPEGCAFAPRCPRARDDCRAAPIPLAELGENRTVRCLHPLTGEAADG from the coding sequence ATGACCGACGCGAGCGCCCCGGCAAAGAGACCCTCCGCACGGCCGGACGCACTCCGGCTCCTCCTCAACAACACGCTGGCGACAGCGGGCTTCGTCATCTTTGCCCTCATCGTCCTTGTCGCACTCGCCGCTCCCCTCCTCCCGCTGCCCGATCCGGACGTCACGGCCCCCGTCGACCGACTGCTGAGGCCGTTCATCGACGGCCATCTCCTCGGCACCGACGCCCTCGGCCGCGATATCCTCTCGCGCCTCGTCTGGGGCACGCGGGTCAGCCTCCTCGTCGGCATTTCCGCAACGCTGATCGCGGCCTTTTTCGGCTCGCTCATCGGCCTTGTCGCCGGCTATGCCGGAGGGCGCATCGACACGTTTCTCATGCGCGGCATCGACATGGTCATGGCCTTTCCCTACATCCTCTTGGCGCTCGCCATCGTCGCGGTGCTCGGCCCCGGCCTCCTCAACGCCCTCTATGCGATCGCCGTCGTCAACATCCCGTTCTTTGCCCGCAACATCCGCGGCATCGCCCTCGGCCTGTCGCGCCGGGAATTCGTCGACGCCGCCCGGCTTTCCGGCAAGTCGAACGCCCAGGTCCTTTTTCTCGAAGTGCTGCCGAACGTCCTGCCGGTGATCATCATCACCATGTCGACCACCATCGGCTGGATGATCCTGGAGACGGCCGGCCTCTCCTTCCTCGGCCTCGGCGCCCAGCCGCCCCAGGCCGATCTCGGCTCCATGCTCGGCGACGGCCGCAAGATCCTCTTCACCGCACCCCATGTCTCGATCATTCCGGGCCTGATGATCTTCGCGCTCGTCATGAGCATCAACCTCCTTGGCGACGGCGTCCGCGACGTCCTCGACCCGCGCCTGAAATCCGGCGCCCTGACCCGGCCGGTGGCCCGCACCGCGGTCGCCGGCGGGAATACGCCGGACGACGTCGCCCCCGTCCCCGATGCCATCCTCGACGTGCGCGACCTCAGGACAGAATTCCGCTTCGGCGGCGAGGTGTTCAAGGCGGTCGGCGGCGTCGATCTGCATGTCGGCCGCGGCGAGTGCCTCGGCATCGTCGGCGAGTCGGGCTCCGGCAAGTCGATCTCGGCGATGTCGATCATGGGGCTGGTGCCGACGCCGCCCGGCCGCATCGCCGGCGGCGTGGCCCTGCTCGACGGCGAGAACCTTTTCACGGCAACGGACGAGCGCATCCGCCAGCTTCGCGGCTCGGCCGTCTCCCACGTCTTCCAGGATCCGCTGTCGACGCTGCACCCGCTCTTCACCGTCGGCGCCCAACTCGTCGAGGCGATCCAGGCCCACCAGCCGCTGACGAAGGCGCAAGCGCGCGAGAAGGCCGCCGAACTTCTTAAGCTGGTGCGTATCCCGAACCCGGCCGAGCGCCTGAAGTCCTATCCGCACGAGCTTTCCGGCGGCATGCGCCAGCGCGTCTGCATTGCCATGGCGCTCGCCAACGACACCAAGATCATCATCGCCGACGAGCCGACCACCGCATTGGACGTCACGGTGCAGGCCCAGGTCCTGGCGCTGCTGGACGCCCTGCGCCGCGAAAAGAACGCCGGCATCCTCTTCATCACCCACGATTTCGGCGTCGTCTCGGCGATCTGCGATCGTGTCGCGGTGATGTATGCCGGCAAGTTCGTGGAGACCGGAACGACCGGCGAGGTCCTCAAGGCCCCCGCCCATCCCTACACCGCCAAGCTGATCGACTGCGTGCCCGTCCTCGGCCAGCCGGAACGGCGGCTCGATGCCATCGAGGGCCGCCCGCCCGTCGTCAACGCCCTGCCGGAAGGCTGCGCCTTCGCGCCGCGCTGCCCACGGGCAAGAGACGATTGCCGCGCCGCGCCGATCCCGCTCGCCGAGCTTGGCGAAAACCGTACCGTCCGCTGCCTCCACCCCTTGACCGGGGAGGCCGCCGATGGCTGA
- a CDS encoding ABC transporter permease gives MSAYIAKRLLAAIPVLFGLTVIVFLIMAMIPGDPATAILGSYATPENVARLNRQLGLDKTLVEQYVIWLGNMLAGDFGRSYTLNRPVIDEVMERFSATLVLAGTSLLLCSVFGLIAGVISAVRQFSWADKLITFVVLIGISVPSFWLGLLLILVFAVNLRWFPASGMFAIYGGGDLPDLLYHLALPAVTLAVVATGVIARLTRTAMLEVLRQDFVRTARAKGVTENAVIYRHAFKAALVTVIPVIGIQAGFVLGGAVYIETVFQWPGIGSMLVKAISTRDLLLVQGGVLVVAAAYVLFNLAADVVQTLLDPRLR, from the coding sequence GTGTCGGCCTATATCGCGAAACGGCTTCTGGCGGCGATCCCGGTGCTTTTCGGGCTGACGGTGATCGTCTTTCTGATCATGGCGATGATCCCCGGCGATCCGGCGACCGCCATCCTCGGCTCCTACGCGACGCCGGAGAACGTGGCACGCCTCAACCGCCAGCTCGGCTTGGACAAGACCCTCGTCGAGCAATATGTCATCTGGCTCGGCAATATGCTTGCCGGCGACTTCGGCCGCTCCTACACGCTGAACCGGCCGGTGATCGACGAGGTCATGGAGCGGTTCTCCGCCACCCTCGTCCTTGCCGGCACCTCGCTGCTGCTGTGCTCCGTCTTCGGCCTCATCGCCGGGGTCATCTCCGCCGTGCGTCAGTTCTCCTGGGCCGACAAGCTCATCACCTTCGTCGTCCTCATCGGCATCTCGGTGCCGTCCTTCTGGCTCGGCCTTCTCTTGATCCTCGTCTTTGCCGTCAACCTTCGATGGTTCCCGGCGTCCGGCATGTTCGCGATCTATGGCGGCGGCGACCTGCCCGACCTCCTCTACCACCTCGCCCTTCCGGCCGTGACGCTCGCGGTCGTCGCCACCGGCGTCATCGCCCGCCTGACCCGAACGGCGATGCTGGAGGTGCTGCGCCAGGACTTCGTCCGCACGGCCCGCGCCAAGGGCGTCACGGAAAACGCCGTCATCTACCGGCACGCCTTCAAGGCCGCCCTCGTCACCGTCATTCCGGTAATCGGCATCCAGGCCGGCTTCGTCCTCGGCGGCGCGGTCTATATCGAGACCGTGTTCCAGTGGCCGGGCATCGGCTCCATGCTGGTGAAGGCGATCTCCACCCGCGACCTGTTGCTGGTCCAGGGCGGCGTGCTGGTCGTCGCGGCCGCCTATGTGCTCTTCAACCTTGCCGCCGACGTCGTCCAGACCCTGCTCGACCCGAGGCTGCGCTGA